One Phalacrocorax aristotelis chromosome 11, bGulAri2.1, whole genome shotgun sequence DNA segment encodes these proteins:
- the NLGN3 gene encoding neuroligin-3 isoform X3: MWLILWRSPLLPPVLQVPELVAGWDLRLTLWVLSFASVVVQMEGQVYSPTVNTHYGKLRGVRVPLPSEILGPVDQYLGVPYAAPPIGEKRFMPPEPPPSWSGIRNATHFSPVCPQNIHNAVPEIMLPIWFTSNLDIVATYIQDPNEDCLYLNIYIPTEDVKRISKECTRKPNKKICRKGGASAKKQGEDLADNDGDEDEDIRDSGAKPVMVYIHGGSYMEGTGNMIDGSILASYGNVIVITLNYRVGVLGFLSTGDQAAKGNYGLLDQIQALRWVSENIAFFGGDPLRITVFGSGIGASCVSLLTLSHHSEGLFQRAIIQSGSALSSWAVNYQPVKYTSMLADKVGCNVLDTVDMVDCLRQKSAKELVEQDIQPARYHVAFGPVIDGDVIPDDPEILMEQGEFLNYDIMLGVNQGEGLKFVEGVVDPEDGVSGSDFDYSVSNFVDNLYGYPEGKDTLRETIKFMYTDWADRDNPETRRKTLVALFTDHQWVEPSVVTADLHARYGSPTYFYAFYHHCQSLMKPAWSDAAHGDEVPYVFGIPMIGPTDLFPCNFSKNDVMLSAVVMTYWTNFAKTGDPNKPVPQDTKFIHTKANRFEEVAWSKYNPRDQLYLHIGLKPRVRDHYRATKVAFWKHLVPHLYNLHDMFHYTSTTTKVPPPDTTQNSHITRRPNGKIWTTKRPAISPAYNSENGKEKWSPEQEAGTLLESPRDYSTELSVTIAVGASLLFLNVLAFAALYYRKDKRRQDTHRQPSPQRGAANDIAHAPDEEMPSLQVSQGHHECEAVPPHDALRLAALPDYTLTLRRSPDDIPLMTPNTITMIPNSLVGLQTLHPYNTFTAGFNSTGLPHSHSTTRV, encoded by the exons ATGTGGCTGATACTCTGGAGAAGCCCTCTCTTGCCCCCCGTTCTCCAAGTGCCTGAGCTGGTGGCTGGCTGGGACCTGCGCCTCACCCTCTGGGTCCTGAGTTTTGCCTCAGTGGTTGTGCAGATGGAGGGCCAGGTCTACTCGCCAACTGTCAACACGCACTATGGGAAGTTACGGGGTGTGCGTGTGCCACTGCCCAGCGAGATCCTGGGGCCCGTGGACCAGTACCTGGGGGTGCCTTATGCTGCCCCCCCCATTGGGGAGAAGAGGTTCATGCCCCCTGAGCCACCGCCGTCCTGGTCAGGCATCAGGAACGCTACCCACTTCTCGCCAGTCTGCCCCCAGAACATCCACAACGCTGTTCCTGAGATCATGCTGCCCATCTGGTTTACCTCCAATTTGGATATCGTGGCCACGTACATCCAGGACCCCAATGAGGACTGTCTGTACCTCAACATCTACATCCCCACAGAGGATG TAAAACGGATTTCCAAGGAATGCACCCGAAAGCCCAACAAGAAAATATGTAGGAAAGGAG GAGCCAGCGCTAAGAAACAGGGCGAGGACTTAGCGGATAATGACGGGGATGAAGACGAAG ACATCCGGGACAGCGGGGCCAAGCCGGTGATGGTGTATATCCACGGCGGCTCGTACATGGAGGGCACGGGGAACATGATAGACGGCAGCATCCTGGCCAGCTACGGGAACGTGATTGTCATCACCCTGAACTACCGCGTTGGAGTGCTCG GGTTCCTGAGCACGGGGGACCAGGCTGCCAAGGGCAATTATGGGCTGCTGGACCAGATACAGGCGCTGCGCTGGGTCAGTGAGAACATTGCCTTCTTTGGGGGAGATCCCTTGCGGATCACTGTCTTCGGCTCTGGCATCGGTGCCTCCTGCGTCAGCCTACTCACCCTCTCCCACCACTCTGAAG GTCTCTTCCAGAGAGCCATCATCCAGAGTGGCTCTGCGCTCTCCAGCTGGGCGGTGAACTACCAGCCCGTGAAGTACACCAGCATGCTGGCTGACAAGGTGGGCTGCAATGTGCTGGACACGGTGGACATGGTGGACTGCCTGCGACAGAAGAGCGCCAAGGAGCTTGTAGAGCAAGACATCCAGCCAGCTCGCTACCATGTGGCCTTTGGGCCCGTTATTGATGGGGATGTGATCCCAGATGACCCAGAGATCCTGATGGAGCAGGGCGAGTTCCTCAACTATGATATCATGCTGGGGGTCAACCAGGGCGAGGGACTGAAGTTCGTGGAGGGTGTGGTGGATCCTGAGGATGGCGTCTCAGGCAGTGACTTTGACTACTCGGTCTCTAACTTTGTTGACAACCTGTATGGCTACCCCGAGGGCAAGGACACCTTGCGGGAGACCATCAAGTTCATGTACACAGACTGGGCTGACAGGGACAACCCTGAAACACGTCGTAAGACTCTGGTGGCCCTCTTCACTGACCACCAGTGGGTAGAGCCGTCAGTGGTGACGGCTGACCTGCATGCCCGCTACGGCTCCCCCACCTACTTCTACGCCTTCTATCACCACTGCCAGAGCCTGATGAAGCCTGCATGGTCCGACGCAGCCCATGGGGACGAGGTGCCTTATGTGTTCGGGATCCCCATGATTGGTCCCACAGACCTCTTTCCCTGCAACTTCTCCAAGAACGATGTCATGCTCAGCGCTGTGGTGATGACCTACTGGACCAATTTTGCCAAGACAGG GGACCCCAACAAGCCTGTCCCCCAGGACACCAAATTCATCCACACCAAGGCCAACCGGTTTGAGGAGGTAGCCTGGTCCAAGTACAACCCCCGCGACCAGCTGTACCTGCATATTGGGCTGAAGCCACGGGTACGTGACCACTACCGGGCCACAAAGGTGGCTTTCTGGAAGCACCTGGTCCCTCACCTGTACAATCTGCATGATATGTTCCACTacacctccaccaccaccaaagtgcCGCCGCCTGACACCACACAGAACTCCCACATCACCCGCCGGCCCAATGGCAAGATCTGGACCACCAAGCGCCCTGCTATCTCACCCGCCTACAACAGTGAGAATGGGAAGGAGAAGTGGAGCCCAGAGCAGGAGGCGGGCACCCTGCTTGAGAGCCCCCGTGACTACTCCACCGAGCTGAGTGTCACCATCGCTGTGGGtgcctccctcctcttcctcaacGTGTTGGCATTCGCTGCCCTCTACTACCGCAAGGACAAGCGCCGGCAGGACACTCACCGGCAGCCCAGTCCCCAGCGTGGTGCCGCCAACGACATCGCCCATGCGCCCGATGAGGAGATGCCCTCCTTGCAGGTGAGCCAGGGGCACCATGAGTGCGAGGCTGTGCCGCCCCATGATGCCCTGCGCCTGGCCGCTCTGCCCGACTACACCCTCACCTTGCGCCGCTCTCCAGACGACATCCCACTCATGACCCCCAACACCATCACCATGATCCCCAACTCGCTGGTGGGGCTGCAGACCCTGCACCCCTACAACACCTTCACTGCCGGCTTCAACAGCACGGGGCTCCCACACTCACACTCCACCACCAGGGTATAG
- the NLGN3 gene encoding neuroligin-3 isoform X2, with protein sequence MWLILWRSPLLPPVLQVPELVAGWDLRLTLWVLSFASVVVQMEGQVYSPTVNTHYGKLRGVRVPLPSEILGPVDQYLGVPYAAPPIGEKRFMPPEPPPSWSGIRNATHFSPVCPQNIHNAVPEIMLPIWFTSNLDIVATYIQDPNEDCLYLNIYIPTEDDIRDSGAKPVMVYIHGGSYMEGTGNMIDGSILASYGNVIVITLNYRVGVLGFLSTGDQAAKGNYGLLDQIQALRWVSENIAFFGGDPLRITVFGSGIGASCVSLLTLSHHSEGLFQRAIIQSGSALSSWAVNYQPVKYTSMLADKVGCNVLDTVDMVDCLRQKSAKELVEQDIQPARYHVAFGPVIDGDVIPDDPEILMEQGEFLNYDIMLGVNQGEGLKFVEGVVDPEDGVSGSDFDYSVSNFVDNLYGYPEGKDTLRETIKFMYTDWADRDNPETRRKTLVALFTDHQWVEPSVVTADLHARYGSPTYFYAFYHHCQSLMKPAWSDAAHGDEVPYVFGIPMIGPTDLFPCNFSKNDVMLSAVVMTYWTNFAKTGDPNKPVPQDTKFIHTKANRFEEVAWSKYNPRDQLYLHIGLKPRVRDHYRATKVAFWKHLVPHLYNLHDMFHYTSTTTKVPPPDTTQNSHITRRPNGKIWTTKRPAISPAYNSENGKEKWSPEQEAGTLLESPRDYSTELSVTIAVGASLLFLNVLAFAALYYRKDKRRQDTHRQPSPQRGAANDIAHAPDEEMPSLQVSQGHHECEAVPPHDALRLAALPDYTLTLRRSPDDIPLMTPNTITMIPNSLVGLQTLHPYNTFTAGFNSTGLPHSHSTTRV encoded by the exons ATGTGGCTGATACTCTGGAGAAGCCCTCTCTTGCCCCCCGTTCTCCAAGTGCCTGAGCTGGTGGCTGGCTGGGACCTGCGCCTCACCCTCTGGGTCCTGAGTTTTGCCTCAGTGGTTGTGCAGATGGAGGGCCAGGTCTACTCGCCAACTGTCAACACGCACTATGGGAAGTTACGGGGTGTGCGTGTGCCACTGCCCAGCGAGATCCTGGGGCCCGTGGACCAGTACCTGGGGGTGCCTTATGCTGCCCCCCCCATTGGGGAGAAGAGGTTCATGCCCCCTGAGCCACCGCCGTCCTGGTCAGGCATCAGGAACGCTACCCACTTCTCGCCAGTCTGCCCCCAGAACATCCACAACGCTGTTCCTGAGATCATGCTGCCCATCTGGTTTACCTCCAATTTGGATATCGTGGCCACGTACATCCAGGACCCCAATGAGGACTGTCTGTACCTCAACATCTACATCCCCACAGAGGATG ACATCCGGGACAGCGGGGCCAAGCCGGTGATGGTGTATATCCACGGCGGCTCGTACATGGAGGGCACGGGGAACATGATAGACGGCAGCATCCTGGCCAGCTACGGGAACGTGATTGTCATCACCCTGAACTACCGCGTTGGAGTGCTCG GGTTCCTGAGCACGGGGGACCAGGCTGCCAAGGGCAATTATGGGCTGCTGGACCAGATACAGGCGCTGCGCTGGGTCAGTGAGAACATTGCCTTCTTTGGGGGAGATCCCTTGCGGATCACTGTCTTCGGCTCTGGCATCGGTGCCTCCTGCGTCAGCCTACTCACCCTCTCCCACCACTCTGAAG GTCTCTTCCAGAGAGCCATCATCCAGAGTGGCTCTGCGCTCTCCAGCTGGGCGGTGAACTACCAGCCCGTGAAGTACACCAGCATGCTGGCTGACAAGGTGGGCTGCAATGTGCTGGACACGGTGGACATGGTGGACTGCCTGCGACAGAAGAGCGCCAAGGAGCTTGTAGAGCAAGACATCCAGCCAGCTCGCTACCATGTGGCCTTTGGGCCCGTTATTGATGGGGATGTGATCCCAGATGACCCAGAGATCCTGATGGAGCAGGGCGAGTTCCTCAACTATGATATCATGCTGGGGGTCAACCAGGGCGAGGGACTGAAGTTCGTGGAGGGTGTGGTGGATCCTGAGGATGGCGTCTCAGGCAGTGACTTTGACTACTCGGTCTCTAACTTTGTTGACAACCTGTATGGCTACCCCGAGGGCAAGGACACCTTGCGGGAGACCATCAAGTTCATGTACACAGACTGGGCTGACAGGGACAACCCTGAAACACGTCGTAAGACTCTGGTGGCCCTCTTCACTGACCACCAGTGGGTAGAGCCGTCAGTGGTGACGGCTGACCTGCATGCCCGCTACGGCTCCCCCACCTACTTCTACGCCTTCTATCACCACTGCCAGAGCCTGATGAAGCCTGCATGGTCCGACGCAGCCCATGGGGACGAGGTGCCTTATGTGTTCGGGATCCCCATGATTGGTCCCACAGACCTCTTTCCCTGCAACTTCTCCAAGAACGATGTCATGCTCAGCGCTGTGGTGATGACCTACTGGACCAATTTTGCCAAGACAGG GGACCCCAACAAGCCTGTCCCCCAGGACACCAAATTCATCCACACCAAGGCCAACCGGTTTGAGGAGGTAGCCTGGTCCAAGTACAACCCCCGCGACCAGCTGTACCTGCATATTGGGCTGAAGCCACGGGTACGTGACCACTACCGGGCCACAAAGGTGGCTTTCTGGAAGCACCTGGTCCCTCACCTGTACAATCTGCATGATATGTTCCACTacacctccaccaccaccaaagtgcCGCCGCCTGACACCACACAGAACTCCCACATCACCCGCCGGCCCAATGGCAAGATCTGGACCACCAAGCGCCCTGCTATCTCACCCGCCTACAACAGTGAGAATGGGAAGGAGAAGTGGAGCCCAGAGCAGGAGGCGGGCACCCTGCTTGAGAGCCCCCGTGACTACTCCACCGAGCTGAGTGTCACCATCGCTGTGGGtgcctccctcctcttcctcaacGTGTTGGCATTCGCTGCCCTCTACTACCGCAAGGACAAGCGCCGGCAGGACACTCACCGGCAGCCCAGTCCCCAGCGTGGTGCCGCCAACGACATCGCCCATGCGCCCGATGAGGAGATGCCCTCCTTGCAGGTGAGCCAGGGGCACCATGAGTGCGAGGCTGTGCCGCCCCATGATGCCCTGCGCCTGGCCGCTCTGCCCGACTACACCCTCACCTTGCGCCGCTCTCCAGACGACATCCCACTCATGACCCCCAACACCATCACCATGATCCCCAACTCGCTGGTGGGGCTGCAGACCCTGCACCCCTACAACACCTTCACTGCCGGCTTCAACAGCACGGGGCTCCCACACTCACACTCCACCACCAGGGTATAG
- the NLGN3 gene encoding neuroligin-3 isoform X1 yields MWLILWRSPLLPPVLQVPELVAGWDLRLTLWVLSFASVVVQMEGQVYSPTVNTHYGKLRGVRVPLPSEILGPVDQYLGVPYAAPPIGEKRFMPPEPPPSWSGIRNATHFSPVCPQNIHNAVPEIMLPIWFTSNLDIVATYIQDPNEDCLYLNIYIPTEDGASAKKQGEDLADNDGDEDEDIRDSGAKPVMVYIHGGSYMEGTGNMIDGSILASYGNVIVITLNYRVGVLGFLSTGDQAAKGNYGLLDQIQALRWVSENIAFFGGDPLRITVFGSGIGASCVSLLTLSHHSEGLFQRAIIQSGSALSSWAVNYQPVKYTSMLADKVGCNVLDTVDMVDCLRQKSAKELVEQDIQPARYHVAFGPVIDGDVIPDDPEILMEQGEFLNYDIMLGVNQGEGLKFVEGVVDPEDGVSGSDFDYSVSNFVDNLYGYPEGKDTLRETIKFMYTDWADRDNPETRRKTLVALFTDHQWVEPSVVTADLHARYGSPTYFYAFYHHCQSLMKPAWSDAAHGDEVPYVFGIPMIGPTDLFPCNFSKNDVMLSAVVMTYWTNFAKTGDPNKPVPQDTKFIHTKANRFEEVAWSKYNPRDQLYLHIGLKPRVRDHYRATKVAFWKHLVPHLYNLHDMFHYTSTTTKVPPPDTTQNSHITRRPNGKIWTTKRPAISPAYNSENGKEKWSPEQEAGTLLESPRDYSTELSVTIAVGASLLFLNVLAFAALYYRKDKRRQDTHRQPSPQRGAANDIAHAPDEEMPSLQVSQGHHECEAVPPHDALRLAALPDYTLTLRRSPDDIPLMTPNTITMIPNSLVGLQTLHPYNTFTAGFNSTGLPHSHSTTRV; encoded by the exons ATGTGGCTGATACTCTGGAGAAGCCCTCTCTTGCCCCCCGTTCTCCAAGTGCCTGAGCTGGTGGCTGGCTGGGACCTGCGCCTCACCCTCTGGGTCCTGAGTTTTGCCTCAGTGGTTGTGCAGATGGAGGGCCAGGTCTACTCGCCAACTGTCAACACGCACTATGGGAAGTTACGGGGTGTGCGTGTGCCACTGCCCAGCGAGATCCTGGGGCCCGTGGACCAGTACCTGGGGGTGCCTTATGCTGCCCCCCCCATTGGGGAGAAGAGGTTCATGCCCCCTGAGCCACCGCCGTCCTGGTCAGGCATCAGGAACGCTACCCACTTCTCGCCAGTCTGCCCCCAGAACATCCACAACGCTGTTCCTGAGATCATGCTGCCCATCTGGTTTACCTCCAATTTGGATATCGTGGCCACGTACATCCAGGACCCCAATGAGGACTGTCTGTACCTCAACATCTACATCCCCACAGAGGATG GAGCCAGCGCTAAGAAACAGGGCGAGGACTTAGCGGATAATGACGGGGATGAAGACGAAG ACATCCGGGACAGCGGGGCCAAGCCGGTGATGGTGTATATCCACGGCGGCTCGTACATGGAGGGCACGGGGAACATGATAGACGGCAGCATCCTGGCCAGCTACGGGAACGTGATTGTCATCACCCTGAACTACCGCGTTGGAGTGCTCG GGTTCCTGAGCACGGGGGACCAGGCTGCCAAGGGCAATTATGGGCTGCTGGACCAGATACAGGCGCTGCGCTGGGTCAGTGAGAACATTGCCTTCTTTGGGGGAGATCCCTTGCGGATCACTGTCTTCGGCTCTGGCATCGGTGCCTCCTGCGTCAGCCTACTCACCCTCTCCCACCACTCTGAAG GTCTCTTCCAGAGAGCCATCATCCAGAGTGGCTCTGCGCTCTCCAGCTGGGCGGTGAACTACCAGCCCGTGAAGTACACCAGCATGCTGGCTGACAAGGTGGGCTGCAATGTGCTGGACACGGTGGACATGGTGGACTGCCTGCGACAGAAGAGCGCCAAGGAGCTTGTAGAGCAAGACATCCAGCCAGCTCGCTACCATGTGGCCTTTGGGCCCGTTATTGATGGGGATGTGATCCCAGATGACCCAGAGATCCTGATGGAGCAGGGCGAGTTCCTCAACTATGATATCATGCTGGGGGTCAACCAGGGCGAGGGACTGAAGTTCGTGGAGGGTGTGGTGGATCCTGAGGATGGCGTCTCAGGCAGTGACTTTGACTACTCGGTCTCTAACTTTGTTGACAACCTGTATGGCTACCCCGAGGGCAAGGACACCTTGCGGGAGACCATCAAGTTCATGTACACAGACTGGGCTGACAGGGACAACCCTGAAACACGTCGTAAGACTCTGGTGGCCCTCTTCACTGACCACCAGTGGGTAGAGCCGTCAGTGGTGACGGCTGACCTGCATGCCCGCTACGGCTCCCCCACCTACTTCTACGCCTTCTATCACCACTGCCAGAGCCTGATGAAGCCTGCATGGTCCGACGCAGCCCATGGGGACGAGGTGCCTTATGTGTTCGGGATCCCCATGATTGGTCCCACAGACCTCTTTCCCTGCAACTTCTCCAAGAACGATGTCATGCTCAGCGCTGTGGTGATGACCTACTGGACCAATTTTGCCAAGACAGG GGACCCCAACAAGCCTGTCCCCCAGGACACCAAATTCATCCACACCAAGGCCAACCGGTTTGAGGAGGTAGCCTGGTCCAAGTACAACCCCCGCGACCAGCTGTACCTGCATATTGGGCTGAAGCCACGGGTACGTGACCACTACCGGGCCACAAAGGTGGCTTTCTGGAAGCACCTGGTCCCTCACCTGTACAATCTGCATGATATGTTCCACTacacctccaccaccaccaaagtgcCGCCGCCTGACACCACACAGAACTCCCACATCACCCGCCGGCCCAATGGCAAGATCTGGACCACCAAGCGCCCTGCTATCTCACCCGCCTACAACAGTGAGAATGGGAAGGAGAAGTGGAGCCCAGAGCAGGAGGCGGGCACCCTGCTTGAGAGCCCCCGTGACTACTCCACCGAGCTGAGTGTCACCATCGCTGTGGGtgcctccctcctcttcctcaacGTGTTGGCATTCGCTGCCCTCTACTACCGCAAGGACAAGCGCCGGCAGGACACTCACCGGCAGCCCAGTCCCCAGCGTGGTGCCGCCAACGACATCGCCCATGCGCCCGATGAGGAGATGCCCTCCTTGCAGGTGAGCCAGGGGCACCATGAGTGCGAGGCTGTGCCGCCCCATGATGCCCTGCGCCTGGCCGCTCTGCCCGACTACACCCTCACCTTGCGCCGCTCTCCAGACGACATCCCACTCATGACCCCCAACACCATCACCATGATCCCCAACTCGCTGGTGGGGCTGCAGACCCTGCACCCCTACAACACCTTCACTGCCGGCTTCAACAGCACGGGGCTCCCACACTCACACTCCACCACCAGGGTATAG